The following coding sequences lie in one Arabidopsis thaliana chromosome 3, partial sequence genomic window:
- a CDS encoding DEAD/DEAH box helicase has product MMSLLPNPDPITVPLVLKLCSFPPPRRLFSLRLRRFTRKSSSLLPLVAVSSLSATAAKPTRWREKPELAESDSISLLNERIRRDLGKRETARPAMDSEEAEKYIHMVKEQQERGLQKLKGIRQGTKAAGDGAFSYKVDPYSLLSGDYVVHKKVGIGRFVGIKFDVPKDSSEPLEYVFIEYADGMAKLPLKQASRLLYRYNLPNETKRPRTLSRLSDTSVWERRKTKGKVAIQKMVVDLMELYLHRLRQKRYPYPKNPIMADFAAQFPYNATPDQKQAFLDVEKDLTERETPMDRLICGDVGFGKTEVALRAIFCVVSTGKQAMVLAPTIVLAKQHYDVISERFSLYPHIKVGLLSRFQTKAEKEEYLEMIKTGHLNIIVGTHSLLGSRVVYSNLGLLVVDEEQRFGVKQKEKIASFKTSVDVLTLSATPIPRTLYLALTGFRDASLISTPPPERIPIKTHLSSFRKEKVIEAIKNELDRGGQVFYVLPRIKGLEEVMDFLEEAFPDIDIAMAHGKQYSKQLEETMERFAQGKIKILICTNIVESGLDIQNANTIIIQDVQQFGLAQLYQLRGRVGRADKEAHAYLFYPDKSLLSDQALERLSALEECRELGQGFQLAEKDMGIRGFGTIFGEQQTGDVGNVGIDLFFEMLFESLSKVEELRIFSVPYDLVKIDININPRLPSEYVNYLENPMEIIHEAEKAAEKDMWSLMQFTENLRRQYGKEPYSMEIILKKLYVRRMAADLGVNRIYASGKMVVMKTNMSKKVFKLITDSMTCDVYRSSLIYEGDQIMAELLLELPREQLLNWMFQCLSELHASLPALIKY; this is encoded by the exons ATGATGTCTTTGCTCCCAAATCCCGACCCGATTACTGTACCCCTGGTCCTCAAGCTTTGCTCCTTTCCTCCGCCACGGAGGCTCTTCTCTCTCAGGCTCAGGCGCTTCACCCGAAAgtcatcatctcttcttccgTTGGTCGCTGTTTCGTCTCTCTCCGCTACTGCCGCAAAACCTACCAGATGGAGAGAGAAGCCGGAATTGGCGGAAAGCGACTCAATTTCCCTCCTCAACGAGAGGATTCGGCGTGACCTCGGCAAGAGAGAGACTGCTAGACCGGCCATGGACTCTGAGGAGGCCGAGAAGTACATTCACATGGTCAAGGAACAACAAGAGAGGGGTCTGCAGAAGCTCAAAGGAATTAGGCAAGGTACAAAGGCTGCTGGTGACGGTGCTTTTAGTTACAAGGTTGACCCTTACAGTCTCCTTTCCGGTGATTATGTGGTGCACAAGAAAGTAGGCATTGGGCGTTTTGTTGGGATCAAGTTTGATGTCCCCAAGGACTCCTCTGAGCCCCTCGAATATGTCTTTATAGAGTATGCTGATGGTATGGCCAAGCTTCCCCTCAAACAGGCCTCGCGTTTGCTCTACCGATACAATCT TCCAAATGAGACTAAACGGCCTCGGACTTTGAGTCGGCTGAGTGACACTAGTGTttgggaaagaagaaagaccAAAGGAAAAGTAGCAATTCAGAAAATGGTCGTTGACTTGATGGAGCTATATCTTCATAGGCTTAGACAGAAGAGATATCCATATCCGAAGAACCCCATCATGGCTGATTTTGCGGCTCAATTTCCTTATAACGCCACTCCTGACCAGAAGCAG GCTTTCCTGGATGTTGAAAAGGATTTGACTGAGAGAGAAACACCTATGGACCGATTGATCTGTGGAGATGTTGGCTTTGGTAAAACAGAGGTTGCTCTACGAGCCATCTTTTGTGTGGTCTCAACTGGAAAACAAGCTATGGTTTTAGCACCGACAATTGTATTGGCGAAGCAACATTACGATGTAATCTCAGAGCGGTTTTCCTTGTATCCACACATCAAAGTGGGCCTTTTAAGTCGGTTTCAG ACCAAAGCTGAAAAGGAGGAGTATTTGGAAATGATAAAAACTGGACATCTCAATATCATTGTGGGTACTCACTCACTTCTCGGGAGCCGTGTTGTGTACAGTAATTTAGGCCTCCTTGTGGTTGATGAGGAGCAG AGATTTGGGGTCAAgcagaaagaaaagattgCATCTTTCAAAACATCCGTGGATGTGCTTACATTGTCCGCAACACCCATACCAAGGACACTGTACTTAGCTTTGACTGGATTCCGGGATGCTAG tttaatcTCCACACCGCCTCCGGAGAGGATTCCAATAAAAACCCATCTTTCGTCATTCCGTAAGGAAAAGGTGATTGAAGCAATAAAAAATGAGCTGGATCGTGGTGGCCAAGTTTTTTATGTCTTGCCTCGGATTAAAG GACTAGAAGAAGTGATGGATTTTCTTGAAGAAGCATTTCCAGATATTGACATTGCTATGGCACATGGAAAG CAATACTCGAAACAACTAGAGGAAACCATGGAGAGATTTGCGCAAGGAAAGATCAAAATCCTCATATGTACTAATATTGTTGAAAGCGGACTTGATATTCAAAATGCAAATACCATAATCATTCAGGATGTTCAACAATTTGGGCTCGCTCAGTTGTACCAG TTGCGTGGAAGGGTTGGTCGGGCAGATAAAGAAGCTCATGCCTACCTATTTTATCCCGATAAATCGCTGCTCTCTGATCAAGCACTG GAAAGGCTTAGCGCTCTTGAAGAGTGCCGTGAACTTGGACAAGGCTTCCAACTTGCAGAGAAGGATATGGGTATAAGAGGTTTTGGGACAATCTTTGGAGAACAACAGACGGGGGATGTTGGAAATGTCGGTATCGATCTCTTCTTTGAAATGCTTTTTGAGAGTCTCTCCAAG GTGGAGGAACTCCGTATTTTTTCGGTTCCATATGACCTCGTGAAG ATTGACATAAATATAAATCCCCGGCTACCCTCGGAGTATGTAAATTACCTGGAAAATCCGATGGAGATCATTCATGAAGCTGAAAAAGCAGCAGAGAAAGATATGTGGAGTCTAATGCAATTTACAGAGAACCTGCGTCGCCAATATGGGAAAGAGCCTTACTCCATGGAAATCATTTTAAAGAAGCTGTATGTGAGACGCATGGCGGCTGATCTTGGAGTAAACAGAATTTATGCATCAGGCAAGATGGTTgtcatgaaaacaaatatgagTAAGAAGGTGTTCAAGCTGATCACAGATTCCATGACTTGTGACGTTTACCGAAGCTCCTTGATATATGAAGGAGATCAAATAATG GCGGAACTTCTGTTGGAGCTACCAAGAGAACAGTTACTGAACTGGATGTTCCAGTGCTTGTCAGAACTTCATGCATCACTTCCTGCTCTTATCAAATATTAG
- the KUP3 gene encoding K+ uptake transporter 3 (K+ uptake transporter 3 (KUP3); FUNCTIONS IN: potassium ion transmembrane transporter activity; INVOLVED IN: potassium ion transport, response to external stimulus; LOCATED IN: membrane; EXPRESSED IN: 22 plant structures; EXPRESSED DURING: 13 growth stages; CONTAINS InterPro DOMAIN/s: Potassium uptake protein, kup (InterPro:IPR018519), K+ potassium transporter (InterPro:IPR003855); BEST Arabidopsis thaliana protein match is: Potassium transporter family protein (TAIR:AT4G23640.1); Has 3477 Blast hits to 3392 proteins in 1029 species: Archae - 13; Bacteria - 2401; Metazoa - 1; Fungi - 102; Plants - 838; Viruses - 4; Other Eukaryotes - 118 (source: NCBI BLink).) yields MAPAESGVSPRRNPSQLSWMNLSSNLILAYQSFGVVYGDLSTSPLYVFPSTFIGKLHKHHNEDAVFGAFSLIFWTLTLIPLLKYLLVLLSADDNGEGGTFALYSLLCRHAKLSLLPNQQAADEELSAYKFGPSTDTVTSSPFRTFLEKHKRLRTALLLVVLFGAAMVIGDGVLTPALSVLSSLSGLQATEKNVTDGELLVLACVILVGLFALQHCGTHRVAFMFAPIVIIWLISIFFIGLYNIIRWNPKIIHAVSPLYIIKFFRVTGQDGWISLGGVLLSVTGTEAMFANLGHFTSVSIRVAFAVVVYPCLVVQYMGQAAFLSKNLGSIPNSFYDSVPDPVFWPVFVIATLAAIVGSQAVITTTFSIIKQCHALGCFPRIKVVHTSKHIYGQIYIPEINWILMILTLAMAIGFRDTTLIGNAYGIACMVVMFITTFFMALVIVVVWQKSCFLAALFLGTLWIIEGVYLSAALMKVTEGGWVPFVLTFIFMIAMYVWHYGTRRKYSFDLHNKVSLKWLLGLGPSLGIVRVPGIGLVYSELATGVPAIFSHFVTNLPAFHKVVVFVCVKSVPVPHVSPEERFLIGRVCPKPYRMYRCIVRYGYKDIQREDGDFENQLVQSIAEFIQMEASDLQSSASESQSNDGRMAVLSSQKSLSNSILTVSEVEEIDYADPTIQSSKSMTLQSLRSVYEDEYPQGQVRRRHVRFQLTASSGGMGSSVREELMDLIRAKEAGVAYIMGHSYVKSRKSSSWLKKMAIDIGYSFLRKNCRGPAVALNIPHISLIEVGMIYYV; encoded by the exons ATGGCGCCGGCGGAATCTGGAGTCTCTCCCCGTCGGAATCCTTCTCAA CTCTCGTGGATGAATCTCTCTAGTAACTTGATTTTGGCCTACCAGAGCTTTGGTGTAGTCTACGGTGATCTCAGTACTTCTCCTCTTTATGTCTTCCCTAGCACATTTATTGGAAAGTTGCACAAGCATCACAACGAGGATGCCGTATTTGGTgctttctctttgattttctgGACCCTCACGCTCATTCCCCTTCTCAAATACCTTCTTGTATTACTGAGTGCCGATGACAATGGAGAAG GCGGAACATTTGCTCTCTATTCCCTGCTTTGTAGGCATGCTAAGCTTAGCTTACTTCCTAACCAGCAAGCTGCTGATGAGGAGCTCTCAGCTTACAAGTTTGGTCCTTCCACGGATACTGTAACTTCATCCCCCTTCAGAACATTTCTTGAAAAGCACAAAAGGCTGAGGACCGCTTTGCTGCTTGTTGTACTTTTTGGAGCTGCTATGGTCATTGGAGACGGGGTTCTGACCCCAGCTTTATCAG TTCTGTCGTCCTTGTCAGGCTTGCAAGCTACAGAGAAGAATGTGACTGATG GCGAACTACTGGTGCTTGCCTGTGTCATATTGGTCGGACTGTTTGCTTTGCAACATTGTGGTACTCACAGGGTGGCTTTCATGTTTGCACCAATTGTGATCATCTGGCTTATTTCAATATTCTTCATCGGTTTATACAACATCATCCGTTGGAATCCAAAGATAATACATGCAGTTTCCCCACTGtatatcatcaaattcttcagAGTGACTGGTCAAGATGGATGGATATCTCTTGGAGGGGTTCTTCTTTCTGTAACAG GTACTGAAGCCATGTTTGCAAATCTTGGCCATTTCACCTCGGTCTCAATCAGA gTTGCTTTCGCCGTTGTCGTGTACCCCTGTCTGGTGGTACAATACATGGGCCAGGCAGCTTTCCTGTCAAAGAACCTCGGGTCTATTCCTAACAGTTTTTACGATTCAGTCCCAG ATCCTGTTTTCTGGCCTGTCTTTGTCATTGCCACACTTGCAGCCATTGTTGGCAGTCAGGCTGTGATAACCACTACGTTCTCAATAATCAAACAATGCCATGCCCTAGGGTGCTTCCCACGCATCAAAGTAGTCCATACTTCGAAACATATATATGGACAGATCTATATCCCGGAGATCAACTGGATCCTGATGATCCTTACTCTTGCAATGGCTATAGGCTTTCGAGACACAACTTTGATTGGAAATGCCTACG GAATCGCATGCATGGTAGTAATGTTCATCACAACGTTTTTCATGGCTCTTGTCATAGTCGTGGTTTGGCAAAAGAGTTGTTTTCTGGCGGCTTTGTTTCTTGGAACTCTATGGATAATTGAAGGTGTCTACCTCTCAGCAGCGCTAATGAAAGTTACCGAGGGAGGTTGGGTGCCTTTTGTGCTCACGTTCATATTTATGATCGCCATGTATGTGTGGCACTATGGCACCCGTAGGAAATACAGCTTTGATCTTCATAACAAAGTTTCATTGAAGTGGTTGCTGGGATTAGGACCTAGTCTAGGTATTGTCCGCGTTCCTGGAATAGGACTCGTTTACTCAGAACTTGCAACTGGAGTTCCTGCAATTTTCTCTCACTTTGTGACCAACCTGCCTGCATTCCATAAAGTCgtggtgtttgtttgtgtgaaATCAGTTCCAGTGCCTCATGTTTCCCCTGAGGAACGCTTCCTCATTGGTCGAGTTTGCCCGAAGCCTTATCGTATGTACAGGTGCATAGTGAGGTACGGTTACAAGGACATTCAACGGGAAGACGGGGACTTTGAGAATCAGCTTGTACAGAGCATAGCGGAGTTCATCCAGATGGAAGCAAGCGACCTCCAATCCTCGGCTTCTGAGTCTCAATCTAATGATGGGAGAATGGCCGTTCTAAGCAGCCAGAAGAGTCTCTCTAACTCAATCCTGACGGTTTCAGAGGTAGAGGAGATTGATTATGCTGACCCCACGATACAAAGCAGTAAATCCATGACTCTGCAGAGTTTGCGTTCAGTGTACGAGGATGAGTATCCGCAAGGGCAAGTGAGGAGGAGGCATGTGAGGTTCCAGTTAACGGCGTCAAGTGGTGGGATGGGGTCCTCAGTGAGGGAAGAGCTAATGGATCTGATACGGGCGAAAGAGGCGGGTGTTGCATATATAATGGGCCACTCGTATGTGAAATCGAGGAAATCCTCGTCttggttgaagaagatggcGATAGACATCGGTTATTCTTTCTTGAGGAAGAACTGCAGAGGGCCAGCCGTAGCACTCAACATTCCTCACATCAGCCTCATTGAAGTTGGCATGATTTACTATGTTTAA
- a CDS encoding P-loop containing nucleoside triphosphate hydrolases superfamily protein (P-loop containing nucleoside triphosphate hydrolases superfamily protein; FUNCTIONS IN: helicase activity, ATP-dependent helicase activity, nucleic acid binding, ATP binding; INVOLVED IN: biological_process unknown; LOCATED IN: cellular_component unknown; CONTAINS InterPro DOMAIN/s: DNA/RNA helicase, DEAD/DEAH box type, N-terminal (InterPro:IPR011545), RNA helicase, DEAD-box type, Q motif (InterPro:IPR014014), DEAD-like helicase, N-terminal (InterPro:IPR014001), DNA/RNA helicase, C-terminal (InterPro:IPR001650), Zinc finger, HIT-type (InterPro:IPR007529), Helicase, superfamily 1/2, ATP-binding domain (InterPro:IPR014021); BEST Arabidopsis thaliana protein match is: P-loop containing nucleoside triphosphate hydrolases superfamily protein (TAIR:AT2G42520.1); Has 35333 Blast hits to 34131 proteins in 2444 species: Archae - 798; Bacteria - 22429; Metazoa - 974; Fungi - 991; Plants - 531; Viruses - 0; Other Eukaryotes - 9610 (source: NCBI BLink).): MNEEGCVPHNSDVVKQKSIDQRAPLSGEPKCVICSRYGEYICDETNDDVCSLECKQALLRRVDSARVFPATDECFYVRDPGSSSHDAQLLRRKLDIHVQGQGSAVPPPVLTFTSCGLPPKLLLNLETAGYDFPTPIQMQAIPAALTGKSLLASADTGSGKTASFLVPIISRCTTYHSEHPSDQRRNPLAMVLAPTRELCVQVEDQAKMLGKGLPFKTALVVGGDPMSGQLYRIQQGVELIIGTPGRVVDLLSKHTIELDNIMTFVLDEVDCMLQRGFRDQVMQIFQALSQPQVLLFSATISREVEKVGGSLAKEIILVSIGNPNKPNKAVNQLAIWVDAKQKKQKLFDILRSQNHFKPPAVVYVSSRVGADLLANAITVVTGVKALSIHGEKPMKERRDVMGSFLGGEVPVLVSTGVLGRGVDLLVVRQVIVFDMPSTIKEYIHVIGRASRMGEKGTAIVFVNEDDRNLFPDLVAALKSSGAAIPKELINLTSREMHNKKRRVGY; encoded by the exons ATGAACGAAGAAGGCTGCGTCCCGCACAACTCTG ATGTTGTTAAACAAAAGTCTATAGATCAAAGAGCCCCTCTTTCCGGGGAACCTAAATGTGTTATCTGCAGTCGTTATGGTGAGTACATATGTGACGAGACCAATGATGACGTCTGCAGCCTCGAGTGTAAGCAAGCACTCCTGAGAAGGGTTGACAGCGCTAGAGTTTTTCCTGCCACAGATGAGTGCTTCTATGTTAGAGACCCAGGATCTTCTTCCCACGATGCTCAACTACTTAGAAGAAAGCTTGATATTCATGTCCAAGGACAAGGATCAGCAGTCCCTCCACCTGTCTTGACTTTCACTTCATGTGGACTTCCTCCTAAGCTTCTTCTCAACTTAGAAACGGCTGGCTATGACTTTCCTACTCCTATCCAGATGCAAGCAATTCCAGCTGCTTTAACCGGCAAAAGTCTGCTCGCCTCAGCCGACACCGGCTCTGGGAAAACagcttcttttcttgttcctATTATTTCTCGTTGCACAACGTATCACTCTGAGCATCCCTCAGACCAGAGGAGGAACCCCTTGGCTATGGTTTTGGCTCCAACGAGAGAGCTCTGTGTCCAAGTTGAAGATCAGGCAAAAATGCTCGGAAAGGGACTGCCATTTAAGACTGCACTCGTTGTAGGTGGTGATCCCATGTCTGGACAACTCTACCGCATTCAGCAAGGTGTTGAATTGATCATTGGTACCCCAGGCCGGGTGGTGGACCTTCTATCAAAGCACACCATTGAACTAGATAACATCATGACGTTTGTGCTGGATGAAGTTGACTGCATGCTTCAGAGAGGCTTCAGAGATCAGGTGATGCAGATATTTCAGGCCTTGTCACAACCACAGGTCTTGCTGTTCTCTGCGACGATCTCAAGAGAGGTGGAGAAGGTGGGAGGGTCTCTAGCCAAGGAAATCATTTTGGTATCCATAGGTAATCCCAACAAGCCTAACAAGGCTGTCAACCAATTGGCCATCTGGGTAGAtgcaaagcaaaagaaacagaagctgTTTGATATACTCAGAAGTCAAAACCATTTCAAGCCCCCCGCTGTTGTTTATGTGAGTTCGAGAGTTGGAGCAGATCTCCTGGCTAATGCCATAACTGTTGTCACGGGGGTAAAAGCTCTATCGATCCATGGGGAGAAGCCAATGAAGGAGAGGAGAGACGTAATGGGATCGTTTTTGGGTGGAGAGGTGCCAGTTCTTGTATCAACGGGAGTTCTAGGCCGAGGAGTTGACCTATTGGTGGTAAGGCAGGTGATAGTGTTTGACATGCCTAGTACCATCAAGGAGTACATACATGTAATTGGCAGGGCCTCTAGGATGGGAGAGAAGGGCACTGCCATTGTGTTTGTGAATGAGGACGACAGGAACCTATTCCCTGATTTAGTTGCCGCTTTAAAAAGTAGTGGAGCAGCCATACCTAAGGAACTTATCAATTTGACATCCAGGGAAATgcacaacaagaagagaagggTTGGGTACTGA
- a CDS encoding DEAD/DEAH box helicase (DEAD/DEAH box helicase, putative; FUNCTIONS IN: in 6 functions; INVOLVED IN: DNA repair, regulation of transcription, DNA-dependent; LOCATED IN: chloroplast; EXPRESSED IN: 16 plant structures; EXPRESSED DURING: 12 growth stages; CONTAINS InterPro DOMAIN/s: Transcription-repair-coupling factor (InterPro:IPR005118), DNA/RNA helicase, DEAD/DEAH box type, N-terminal (InterPro:IPR011545), Transcription factor CarD (InterPro:IPR003711), DEAD-like helicase, N-terminal (InterPro:IPR014001), DNA/RNA helicase, C-terminal (InterPro:IPR001650), Helicase, superfamily 1/2, ATP-binding domain (InterPro:IPR014021); BEST Arabidopsis thaliana protein match is: DEAD/DEAH box RNA helicase family protein (TAIR:AT2G01440.1); Has 31156 Blast hits to 30938 proteins in 2896 species: Archae - 262; Bacteria - 19852; Metazoa - 1548; Fungi - 988; Plants - 649; Viruses - 13; Other Eukaryotes - 7844 (source: NCBI BLink).), with the protein MSLLPNPDPITVPLVLKLCSFPPPRRLFSLRLRRFTRKSSSLLPLVAVSSLSATAAKPTRWREKPELAESDSISLLNERIRRDLGKRETARPAMDSEEAEKYIHMVKEQQERGLQKLKGIRQGTKAAGDGAFSYKVDPYSLLSGDYVVHKKVGIGRFVGIKFDVPKDSSEPLEYVFIEYADGMAKLPLKQASRLLYRYNLPNETKRPRTLSRLSDTSVWERRKTKGKVAIQKMVVDLMELYLHRLRQKRYPYPKNPIMADFAAQFPYNATPDQKQAFLDVEKDLTERETPMDRLICGDVGFGKTEVALRAIFCVVSTGKQAMVLAPTIVLAKQHYDVISERFSLYPHIKVGLLSRFQTKAEKEEYLEMIKTGHLNIIVGTHSLLGSRVVYSNLGLLVVDEEQRFGVKQKEKIASFKTSVDVLTLSATPIPRTLYLALTGFRDASLISTPPPERIPIKTHLSSFRKEKVIEAIKNELDRGGQVFYVLPRIKGLEEVMDFLEEAFPDIDIAMAHGKQYSKQLEETMERFAQGKIKILICTNIVESGLDIQNANTIIIQDVQQFGLAQLYQLRGRVGRADKEAHAYLFYPDKSLLSDQALERLSALEECRELGQGFQLAEKDMGIRGFGTIFGEQQTGDVGNVGIDLFFEMLFESLSKVEELRIFSVPYDLVKIDININPRLPSEYVNYLENPMEIIHEAEKAAEKDMWSLMQFTENLRRQYGKEPYSMEIILKKLYVRRMAADLGVNRIYASGKMVVMKTNMSKKVFKLITDSMTCDVYRSSLIYEGDQIMAELLLELPREQLLNWMFQCLSELHASLPALIKY; encoded by the exons ATGTCTTTGCTCCCAAATCCCGACCCGATTACTGTACCCCTGGTCCTCAAGCTTTGCTCCTTTCCTCCGCCACGGAGGCTCTTCTCTCTCAGGCTCAGGCGCTTCACCCGAAAgtcatcatctcttcttccgTTGGTCGCTGTTTCGTCTCTCTCCGCTACTGCCGCAAAACCTACCAGATGGAGAGAGAAGCCGGAATTGGCGGAAAGCGACTCAATTTCCCTCCTCAACGAGAGGATTCGGCGTGACCTCGGCAAGAGAGAGACTGCTAGACCGGCCATGGACTCTGAGGAGGCCGAGAAGTACATTCACATGGTCAAGGAACAACAAGAGAGGGGTCTGCAGAAGCTCAAAGGAATTAGGCAAGGTACAAAGGCTGCTGGTGACGGTGCTTTTAGTTACAAGGTTGACCCTTACAGTCTCCTTTCCGGTGATTATGTGGTGCACAAGAAAGTAGGCATTGGGCGTTTTGTTGGGATCAAGTTTGATGTCCCCAAGGACTCCTCTGAGCCCCTCGAATATGTCTTTATAGAGTATGCTGATGGTATGGCCAAGCTTCCCCTCAAACAGGCCTCGCGTTTGCTCTACCGATACAATCT TCCAAATGAGACTAAACGGCCTCGGACTTTGAGTCGGCTGAGTGACACTAGTGTttgggaaagaagaaagaccAAAGGAAAAGTAGCAATTCAGAAAATGGTCGTTGACTTGATGGAGCTATATCTTCATAGGCTTAGACAGAAGAGATATCCATATCCGAAGAACCCCATCATGGCTGATTTTGCGGCTCAATTTCCTTATAACGCCACTCCTGACCAGAAGCAG GCTTTCCTGGATGTTGAAAAGGATTTGACTGAGAGAGAAACACCTATGGACCGATTGATCTGTGGAGATGTTGGCTTTGGTAAAACAGAGGTTGCTCTACGAGCCATCTTTTGTGTGGTCTCAACTGGAAAACAAGCTATGGTTTTAGCACCGACAATTGTATTGGCGAAGCAACATTACGATGTAATCTCAGAGCGGTTTTCCTTGTATCCACACATCAAAGTGGGCCTTTTAAGTCGGTTTCAG ACCAAAGCTGAAAAGGAGGAGTATTTGGAAATGATAAAAACTGGACATCTCAATATCATTGTGGGTACTCACTCACTTCTCGGGAGCCGTGTTGTGTACAGTAATTTAGGCCTCCTTGTGGTTGATGAGGAGCAG AGATTTGGGGTCAAgcagaaagaaaagattgCATCTTTCAAAACATCCGTGGATGTGCTTACATTGTCCGCAACACCCATACCAAGGACACTGTACTTAGCTTTGACTGGATTCCGGGATGCTAG tttaatcTCCACACCGCCTCCGGAGAGGATTCCAATAAAAACCCATCTTTCGTCATTCCGTAAGGAAAAGGTGATTGAAGCAATAAAAAATGAGCTGGATCGTGGTGGCCAAGTTTTTTATGTCTTGCCTCGGATTAAAG GACTAGAAGAAGTGATGGATTTTCTTGAAGAAGCATTTCCAGATATTGACATTGCTATGGCACATGGAAAG CAATACTCGAAACAACTAGAGGAAACCATGGAGAGATTTGCGCAAGGAAAGATCAAAATCCTCATATGTACTAATATTGTTGAAAGCGGACTTGATATTCAAAATGCAAATACCATAATCATTCAGGATGTTCAACAATTTGGGCTCGCTCAGTTGTACCAG TTGCGTGGAAGGGTTGGTCGGGCAGATAAAGAAGCTCATGCCTACCTATTTTATCCCGATAAATCGCTGCTCTCTGATCAAGCACTG GAAAGGCTTAGCGCTCTTGAAGAGTGCCGTGAACTTGGACAAGGCTTCCAACTTGCAGAGAAGGATATGGGTATAAGAGGTTTTGGGACAATCTTTGGAGAACAACAGACGGGGGATGTTGGAAATGTCGGTATCGATCTCTTCTTTGAAATGCTTTTTGAGAGTCTCTCCAAG GTGGAGGAACTCCGTATTTTTTCGGTTCCATATGACCTCGTGAAG ATTGACATAAATATAAATCCCCGGCTACCCTCGGAGTATGTAAATTACCTGGAAAATCCGATGGAGATCATTCATGAAGCTGAAAAAGCAGCAGAGAAAGATATGTGGAGTCTAATGCAATTTACAGAGAACCTGCGTCGCCAATATGGGAAAGAGCCTTACTCCATGGAAATCATTTTAAAGAAGCTGTATGTGAGACGCATGGCGGCTGATCTTGGAGTAAACAGAATTTATGCATCAGGCAAGATGGTTgtcatgaaaacaaatatgagTAAGAAGGTGTTCAAGCTGATCACAGATTCCATGACTTGTGACGTTTACCGAAGCTCCTTGATATATGAAGGAGATCAAATAATG GCGGAACTTCTGTTGGAGCTACCAAGAGAACAGTTACTGAACTGGATGTTCCAGTGCTTGTCAGAACTTCATGCATCACTTCCTGCTCTTATCAAATATTAG